In the genome of Pristis pectinata isolate sPriPec2 chromosome 10, sPriPec2.1.pri, whole genome shotgun sequence, one region contains:
- the LOC127575288 gene encoding interferon gamma receptor 1-like: MFGTGILRLSLCLCCVSWDGVVASALGQNRSGYHELPPPVNLSLISYNFKTILTWAYEDKTPDATNFTVEARNYRTAQWELFSPCSNISSHSCDVTKAFSVNLSALSSYYAKVKAITHFQESQFALTDRFSFKENATLGAPTVDVTVHGQEVTLRCIFPHVEKLSTETGLNINNDFKCKICVEREGHNILANCSIKRSRLKFNVTQSRVTLCVSAQVNSEQWKMKAEWSRQKCFEVYSLNLQETLIILLAVVAFILGLATASILWKLLKKELVLPKSLILIVKAINPHVEKIEEDAVSIVIKYEEVIPVEHDLIFEEVAKPSTCPENREPHAVDLKYAGKICAYDRPQNLENVL, from the exons GTTATCATGAGCTTCCTCCTCCAGTGAACCTCTCTTTAATATCTTACAACTTCAAGACCATTTTAACATGGGCTTATGAAGACAAGACACCTGATGCAACAAACTTTACTGTTGAAGCCAGGAATTACCG AACTGCACAATGGGAGCTGTTTTCACCCTGCTCGAACATTTCATCACATTCATGTGATGTCACTAAAGCCTTCAGCGTGAACCTGAGTGCATTAAGTTCTTATTATGCTAAAGTCAAGGCAATTACACATTTTCAAGAGTCACAATTTGCTTTGACTGACAGATTCTCCTTTAAAGAAAATG CCACATTGGGTGCTCCAACTGTTGATGTCACGGTCCATGGACAAGAAGTTACTCTAAGATGCATTTTTCCTCATGTTGAAAAGCTGAGTACAGAGACCGGCTTGAACATAAACAATGACTTTAAATGTAAAATTTGTGTTGAGCGGGAAGGACACAATATTTTG GCAAATTGTTCAATAAAAAGATCAAGACTGAAGTTTAATGTAACACAGTCAAGAGTTACTTTATGTGTCTCTGCTCAAGTGAATTCAGAACAAtggaaaatgaaagcagaatgGTCAAGACAAAAATGCTTCGAGGTTTATTCCTTAAATCTACAAG AAACATTAATTATCCTTTTAGCTGTGGTTGCATTTATCTTGGGGCTTGCAACTGCTAGCATTCtctggaagcttttaaaaaaggaattagtCTTACCAAAATCTTTG ATACTTATTGTAAAGGCCATCAACCCACACGTAGAGAAGATTGAAGAGGATGCTGTATCTATTGTAATTAAATATGAGGAAGTGATTCCAGTTGAGCATGACCTCATCTTTGAAGAAGTTGCAAAACCCAGCACATGTCCAGAGAACCGTGAACCACATGCTGTTGACCTGAAATATGCTGGGAAGATCTGTGCATATGATAGGCCTCAAAATTTGGAGAATGTCCTTTAA